In Zingiber officinale cultivar Zhangliang chromosome 8B, Zo_v1.1, whole genome shotgun sequence, a single genomic region encodes these proteins:
- the LOC122016635 gene encoding uncharacterized protein LOC122016635, producing MAVGDAYSAFMATWNKHASRAACRLPSLAKLAACGRKRIGAGGEGLLLRLVPCLGNRGNNSSNQNKKKKMKMMMRKVRSQISVEGEDEGVWRKTILMGEKCQPLDFSGAVHYDSAGRQVPTPRTPFRSPAISFAFYEEEGEKRSS from the coding sequence ATGGCAGTCGGCGACGCATACTCCGCCTTCATGGCGACGTGGAATAAGCATGCGTCGCGTGCCGCGTGTCGGCTCCCGAGCCTCGCCAAGCTCGCTGCATGCGGCCGGAAGAGGATCGGGGCCGGCGGCGAGGGCTTGCTCCTCCGCCTCGTCCCCTGCCTCGGAAACAGAGGAAATAACAGCAGCAatcagaacaagaagaagaagatgaagatgatgatgagaaaGGTGAGGTCGCAGATATCAGTAGAGGGAGAAGACGAGGGCGTGTGGCGGAAGACGATACTGATGGGGGAGAAGTGCCAACCGCTCGACTTCTCCGGCGCCGTCCACTACGACAGCGCCGGGAGGCAGGTGCCCACTCCGCGCACGCCGTTCCGGTCGCCGGCGATTTCTTTCGCCTTCTATGAAGAAGAAGGGGAAAAACGAAGTAGTTAA